The following proteins come from a genomic window of Daphnia carinata strain CSIRO-1 chromosome 6, CSIRO_AGI_Dcar_HiC_V3, whole genome shotgun sequence:
- the LOC130690178 gene encoding histone chaperone asf1-like, with translation MAKVHVQNVVVLDNPSNFSNPFQFEITFECLEDLQEDLEWKIIYVGSAESETYDQVLDTVYVGPVPEGRHMFVFQAEPPQPSKIPVADAVGVTVVLLTCSYRGQEFIRVGYYVNNEYGDAELKENPPAVPQFDKLMRNILATNPRVTRFKVDWDDTNKSGTTKGEQIIESDGHQKMDASLMESMDVM, from the exons ATGGCAAAGGTCCATGTCCAAAATGTTGTAGTTCTCGACAATCCTTCAAACTTCTCCAATCCGTTCCAGTTTGAAATTACTTTTGAATGTTTGGAAGATCTTCAGGAA GATTTGGAATGGAAAATCATTTATGTTGGTTCAG ctgaAAGTGAAACTTATGATCAAGTTTTGGATACAGTCTACGTTGGACCTGTGCCTGAAGGAAGACACATGTTTGTGTTCCAAGCCGAACCCCCACAACCTTCTAAAATCCCGGTCGCAGATGCTGTGGGTGTAACGGTTGTTCTTCTGACTTGTTCTTACCGTGGCCAAGAATTTATCCGTGTTGG ATATTACGTTAATAATGAATACGGTGATGCCGAGCTGAAGGAGAATCCTCCCGCCGTTCCACAGTTCGACAAACTGATGCGAAACATTTTAGCCACTAACCCCCGTGTTACTCGTTTTAAAGTCGATTGGGACGATACAAACAAGAGTGGTACGACAAAAGGTGAACAAATTATTGAAAGTGACGGTCATCAGAAAATGGATGCTTCCCTAATGGAATCAATGGATGTGATGTAA